Proteins encoded by one window of Prevotella nigrescens:
- a CDS encoding DUF4834 family protein produces the protein MILLKFIFLIFIAFLVVLFSIAFKFYKVITRTRRRFRPENTEEGVNINGNTVVDRRPESERNRKIISDDEGEYVDFIDSDTSTDNSKH, from the coding sequence ATGATTCTTTTAAAGTTTATCTTCCTTATATTTATTGCGTTCCTTGTTGTTTTATTCTCTATAGCCTTTAAATTCTATAAGGTTATAACACGTACACGACGTAGATTTCGCCCTGAAAATACGGAAGAAGGAGTAAACATTAACGGTAACACCGTAGTAGACCGTCGTCCGGAGTCTGAGCGCAACAGAAAGATAATAAGCGATGATGAAGGTGAATACGTCGATTTCATAGACAGCGATACCTCTACAGATAATAGTAAGCACTAA